The sequence below is a genomic window from Ficedula albicollis isolate OC2 chromosome 2, FicAlb1.5, whole genome shotgun sequence.
TTTGAGAGTGTGAGTGATAGGTTATAGAAACCAAATTCTTGCCTCATTACTTCTCTTGCTTATAGAACTTCCTTTCTGCATCTTTTTGGCAGACTGTGGATTATTAGAGTGTAAGAATAAATCTACTTTAGGTATTGTTTGTAACAATATCTGTTAAGGAGTATACTTTCTGATACACtggctgaaaatgaaaatagcacCATGtctgaaatttcaaattaaattatacaAAACAATGTTGGCAACTCTAAGTTACAATGTAAGAAGTAGCCTCCAGGGAAGGTAGGATTATGTGCTATTAAGATActgaaagtgaaaatataaGCAGTCTTTTTCCATGATTCCTAAAGGAATGTCAACATGGGTCATGCCAAATGCTTAGTACTTGGAGAAGACAATAAACAAGTTTTGTGCCTTGGTGACATGGTTAAGGAAGTGAATGTCAGAATCTTACCAGGCCATCGCACCTCCTTAAGCATTCAGAAAACCGAATGTCTGattgtgggaaaggaaaatgtgaatgaaaaattaaacttttaattGAACTTGACCCTGGACCAAAACTAAGAAAAACTAATCAAGTGCTTAGGAAGACAACATGCCAGCCAAactattgaaattattttcattatatgCAAGATATAAAAATTAGTCCATTTAAGAATGCAGTTGTTTGAAGTGAAttggcagcactgggagagacATCCTATGTATGAATGGTGCAGTCACTTGAATTTAATGTTAGCTCTACAAATTAATATGGAGCTTCAACAAGCACAGAAATTTTGTTGTACTTGTTGCAAATGTCTGTGGGAAATACACAGAACATAGTTAAAGTGCTGCTGAGTTATTATAAATGGCAGTTGCAAAGGCACAGtgaaaatttaatataaattgaACTGGCCACCACCATAGAAAAGGACAattttttgaaagaacaaaattgTTTGAAAGACAATTGTTTGAAAGAACAATCAAACTAAATATATAATATACTGATCTaccctaattttaaaaaaatgttgtagATTAAATAGTAATCAGTGGAAGAAGCTTAACAACCTTAATAACTTTAAAGTCATTCCTTCTTGCTCTTTGCAGTCGTTAAAAAATTGTCAATGTGTTTGCTTCAAGGGGATTTCATAATAATGAATTCTTGAATTAACAGGTCTCTATGGGTTTTATAAAATGTCCTGCCATATTTGAAGTAAATTAATTCAgtaaatgaacaaaataattttaaaaagtcatatCCTATATATCGTATTACTATATAATTTATCTGCCTTCTTgcaatattaataaatattaagtGGGTGCAAAATTTGCACTGTGTAGCTTTGAAAAGGGCTGTGCCCATAAGTCacttttataaaacaaaaccagtgagaCTTCTCACTGTTATGAGGTAGATCTTTTTTACTGCCAaaatgactaaaaaaaaaaaaaaatcacttgctAGCCTTCAGTAGAGCTCCTGGATGCTTAACAACGTTTTATTGTTTTGTAGCTCTTGGGGGCAATAGAACTATTAAAACACACTATTATTGTTTGCTTCAGGAGTAGCATCCAGCTGCCAAAATATTGCATTTCTCTTCCTGAAGGCTGTGTCCTGATTTTAGCCACTGCCCTGCACTGGATGTGTAGCATACCATCTTTCATCAGGTGTCTAGGGAAGATACTCAGCTTCAAAAGATTTACTGCACATGCTGCTTACAACTGCAGCCTTCTGGGAGATTCAGAGTGTTCCTTTATGGGCTCACCTTGTGCTCACATCTCCCTTTTGGAATCCAAGATTTTTGTTACGTACTTTGAAAATCGCCTCAACTGATTTATTGTCCGCAGCTGATTTATTGTCCTGCTCAGAAAACTCAGACCTCAGAAAACTCTCTTGTTCACTATGTTTCTTCCCCATGTGGCAGAGGCACACTGTTTTCCTACACTCCAAAtagagaaaacagacaaaactgTGGAGGAAGAAAGCATTATCCTAATTTGTAGAACTAAAATTGCATGACCTTGACAAGAAAGTAGATAGCTCAGCCAGGAATTGATCCCAGATGTTTTGTAAAACTAAACCATCTTGATCTGTACAATGGTTGAATTTATTGTAAAAATGAGTAGTAGAAAAATGTACATTCTCTAAAACAAATCTACAAATCAGTGCTGTTGAGCAGGGATGCAGTCCAAGCAGCATCCAGATTCACAAGTGTTTAATATCAGATCTGGTTTGTGCCTTGGAAAAAATCTCTCTCGAATCTTTATTCTATTCCATTACCAAACATATCTGCTTTTAGAGatctttcagaaacatttttctctttggagtGCTATAGTATATTATCTTGACTGAAGAACAGACTTATCAGATACATACATAGTATCCTTTCTGATTAACACTTTCTAGGAAAAAATTTATTCAGTTAAAATAGAACTTTCTTTTGCTGCCACCTTGTGGGTGTCTTACTAATTTTAAgtacagcaatttaaaaaaaaatattaaagaattaaaataaaaagttcacCTCTGAATGCATGAACAGGTGTTTTCTGTGTAGGAGAGGACAAATGTTCATTCCAGCCTTGAAGATGCATCTTCAAAACACTTGCTAAATCCCATCAAGCTCTGAGCCCTCTCAGCAGTCATATTTGTCCTGAAGAACATGAAATTTTATCTTGTAGTTTACAAATCTGTGTGGAATATTTTCAGACTTGTTTCTTCTACTATCTCTTACTTGCTTCTGTAATACCCTCTTCCTCCCTCTAACTGCTAAAATGACATATTTTTTTTACCCTAGAGCAAGTATTagccacagcctctcctcagaAAAACAGATGACTGAAGACTGTAGCAGTAGTTGTAAAAATGActaatttaagattttttttcccccgctCTGGTCTCAAGGTGACAGCCTTCTGATTATTTTTACTGTCTTAGAGGAACAGCATTTGTATAAGGAGATTAAAACCATGATcatgttttttatttagaagAGGTCCCACCCCACAACACTTATTAGCTCATCTGTGAATGAGCCAGTTTCTATTTTAGCAGCCTCAGATATCCCTGTCACTAAACAGACTGATTTGGCACATGAGCTAGGCTAATGTTCCACAcctggcaaagcagcagcacagggttAATACCTGTCTCTGTGTTACAAAGGTTTGGTTATACAGGTAATATGaactgaacagaaatattttagccAAGTTGCTAATGGGCTTTTGGAGCTTGGTATCTCCAGTCTCAAGCAAAGCAACTGAGACCCAGGTTCTTAGGAATTTAGGCcctctgaaacatttttctcttatgtttCTTGAGTTTTCAAACTCATAATCTGTCAAAATATCAGAAAGCTGTGTATTTGCATTTCATATTGTATATGTGGGATACAGCCTTTTGTCAGCTCTGATAAAATCTTAGGTATCCTAAAGCTCATCTGATATTAATAACTGCATCCTCCTACAAATTTTGTGTCTTACATTTAAGCTGTCACACCTAAAAGACCATTGCTATTTAAAATAGGCATTATCTAACAATAAGTAAGAAAATCAAAGCTAATACTTCAGTGTTTCTTTCtgtaaatcttaaaaaatagacaaaaactGTAAAGGTTTGGAGTGCATGATGACACCTTTACTCAGTTCTTGCCTGTGGTATTTTGAATACTCTGCAATAAGTCAGTTTCTGCAGTCCATGTTTAGATGAGTGATTTCAGGTGTGTAAAAAGACTACTTTGTTTACCCAGCCTAAGAACAAATTGAATTTGGTACTTTGTACAAAATCTTTGGCTCTTAGTCACCTTTAATTTTCCTGCCTTGAAAAGTTGCTGTTTTgctgagtttggtttttttttgtgacatttttttctgtatacaTTTTGCAGACCTATTCCAAAACCCTCTGGCATATGATCCAGACTACCGGCTCTATGTGATATACTTCCTTCCTTCAGTTCAGCTCCTTGACAGGAAGTGTAAGGgttgcttttctctctcacaaAGCACTGACAGTTGCTTTTAATTCTAACCAGTTTGGAAAAATAGGTGAAATTATCCTAGCTGTTCTTTTACATGCATTTGTTGATAGAGAAAGAGAACTAATGAACAAGATACATGTTTTTTGTAAGATTTATCAAGCAAAAAGAGTTTGCATGGCATAAACACTTTGTCAAAtgctttttacttctttttctttttaaattgtgtttgtttttcttgtgtcttGGTCAGTTTGGGTAAAGATAAAAGCTTGTGCTTAGAAACATGTTCCTACCTCTGTGCATTCAGATTGTATATTCACAAGGGTAAGTGGGCTTACTTAGGTTTGGATAATATCCTGAGCTATCTACGTGCTTCTGTACAGTTTAAGTATGTATATACACATTTCTTGATAAAGTAAATGCAGATCAAGCTTTTGAATATAATATTCACAAGTTATCAGGAGATCTTTCATAGCTTGTCTACTGtaaattctacagaaaaaaaactgtctTAGGAATAGCCAAATTGAAAATCAATGAATCCATAAACTTGCCACAATGTACACAGAAAATCACCATTGGTGATTTTTGTCTCTGGTGTTTGGAGAACTGTGTGactgacagcactgaaaattaCTGGAGAGTAATGAAAGTAGCTGATTCCTACCTCAGCTGTGTAAGAAAGCAGCAAGGAAACACCAGCACCTCTTTGAAAGGGAACTGAGCAAGGCAGATGCAGGATATCTGCAGGTGCTGGgaagctgtgcagctgccaTGAAGGAAAGCTGGTGGGTAGGCCCCAGCAGGTGCCAGGGGTTGAAGAGGAGTTGCTGGATTTGACCAGGTGCCCACTTGCTCACAGTCATTTTGCACAGGTACCTCCACTCTCCTGAGCACTTGCTCTTGTGTTACACTTGTGCTTAACACATCTGTCAGGCTGTTACTAAATATCACTTTTTGACTGGGGAGTGATGATGAAGCCTAATGAGCTGAAAAATACATGTAGCATTTAAAAGTCTAGAAACACTTCCATAAAAATTCCGAGACTTCATCTCCTGTATACAGTTCTACTGTAGTCAGTCCTGGATTAGGACTTGAAGCAGTAGTTTGTATCAAGCTGTATCCTGGAGTTTCTATTAAGTGAACTATTTCTCTAAAACATTGCGAAGCTTCTTCACCATCTGTAGAACATTACTAGCATAGTCCTGGCTGTCTCCTCCACACAAGACATGTGCTCATGTTCCATTACCTTCAGGCATGACTACTGCAGTTCCTTCCTAATTGGTCCCCTAGACACCATGACTCCAAAACTTCCCTGAACTGAACACGCTTCTGCCAGTTTCTTGTTCTAAAAGTTTAGCTGACTTCTGTTCTGTAACTGAATACTAAATTAGTATAAGGTTCATAAAATTGAAACTACCATCCAAATTTAACAGTCTCAAactatttgtttaaatattaaagttATTTCTCTTAAagtggaaaacaggaaaaaaattaaacttttctaTTGATTGCATTGTTAGGGTTTTCTCTGCAATTGACCAATGGGAATTGAACTGGCCTTAAACCAGGACTTGTTTTTGCTATCGATAAAGACACTTCCAAATATTTACTGACTTTTGCAAGAGATCTTATTTAAGCAGCATGAGAAGTCTTGCTTTCTAGCATCTTCATTTAAAACTTCTGATCCTActgcactcagaaaaaaatactttattgtACAGGGATTCACCCTTAAGCCTTAGAAAGTATCACTCCATGTTCCCAATTTGAATTGCCATGAAATTGTGTCATTAACATCACTAGTGTTtaaaaactgcacagaaaaattatgaatCACCTTTTGTATTCTGCCTTTTcaactgataaaaataaaattacatttttaatatccCTTTTAACAGTAGTTacacagagagaaagggagTCAGCACTTCATCTCTATAACCCCAAAAGGACTTGGGTCATGCAGTCAATAGCTTTTGGGAGGAGAGTGGATACATCCCTGGAGACTATGGTGGAATCTAGCAGATGCACTCAATCAGCCAGAGGACCAATAATACCCTCAGGTATTTATAATACTTGAAGGAAGGCAAACATTTTTAGGTCATTTAAATTAgaaactgtttttttcattcatctaataaaacattattgcttttaataataaaatgtaaatgcatAAAGAACTTGGTTTGCTTCATAAAGTAAATAGTCgtagcagcagcaggcagcaaatGAATCCTTCTACTGAAGGGTATTGTAGCAGATATGTAGTTATAGACTTGTCTTTAAAGATAACTGAAAAATTTTTGTATTAGTCTTGTGTTTAGTTTTACTTATATTTAAAACATCTCGATACACTTCTGATTCAGTGCTCAGCATCATAGAGTTTTGATGCCCTCTAGTGCTTTTACAAGATAATCTcttgaggaaaatattttcttctagtGTTCTAAATTTTATGTGCCTTGCCTGGTTTTGTAAGCAGCTTCGCCATTATGCTTTCTAAGCcaagaatattttaatcatGTCTTATAATAGCATATAAAGCAAGTTCTAGAGTTCTTAAAACACTCAGATATGGAAGACAGGATGATCCTGGCACAAGAAAGCAGGCAAATACCACCTGGAACCATGTGACTAGTATCACAATCCAGAGCCAACTTCAAAATCCCACACAATCTTGTCAGCTtttttgatgtttaaaaaataaaaaataaccattGTGCATAGATGAGTGAAATTGTAGCATTTTAAATAGTGTAGATGGAAGTTTGGAAAGTAATCAAATACcttcaagtttttaaaatgtatgtatCACAATAGTAAAACTGAAAGCACCACATTTAACAATGATTTTGAAGAGGTTGGGAAAAGGAGGATAGTTTAAGCATATataataatttgttttgctgaTGATTATCAAAGCAGGCAGACAGCTGTCTTTATCTCTACCCTGCAACCATTCACATGTGCAGTGGCatcattttctgtgaaagaaaataaaagcctggATGTGTCTGTCtataggaaataaaatacaagaaacTTAAAACTATATACACTTAAAACCCTGCAAATACTTGCTTCCgtagtaatttttaaaacttcttgaTACACTTCTGATTCAGTGCTCAGCATCATAGAGTTTTGATGCCCTCTAGTGCTTTTACAAGATAATCTcttgaggaaaatattttcttctagtGTTCTAAATTTTATGTGCCTTGCCTGGTTTTGTAAGCAGCTTCGCCATTATGCTTTCtaagccaaaaatattttaatcatgtCTTATAATAGCATATAAAGCAAGTTCTAGAGTTCTTAAAACACTCAGATATGGAAGACAGGATGATCCTGGCACAAGAAAGCAGGCAAATACCACCTGGAACCATGTGACTAGTATCACAATCCAGAGCCAACTTCAAAATCCCACACAATCTTGTCAGCTTTTTTgatgtttcaaaaataaaaaataaccattGTGCATAGATGAGTGAAATTGTAGCATTTTAAATAGTGTAGATGGAAGTTTGGAAAGTAATCAAATACcttcaagtttttaaaatgtatgtatCACAATAGTAAAACTGAAAGCACCACATTTAACAATGATTTTGAAGAGGTTGGGAAAAGGAGGATAGTTTAAGCATATataataatttgttttgctgaTGATTATCAAAGCAGGCAGACAGCTGTCTTTATCTCTACCCTGCAACCATTCACATGTGCAGTGGCatcattttctgtgaaagaaaataaaagcctggATGTGTCTGTCtataggaaataaaatacaagaaacTTAAAACTATATACACTTAAAACCCTGCAAATACTTGCTTCCGTagtaatttaataaaatgttatcTTAAACATTTCAAATTGTGCTAGTTTTGAATTAATTGGAACAAGCAATTTAGGATCAGAATAGCAATCAATTCTCAGCTACTCAAATTGCTGTACAACCATTAATGTTACAATTTGAACTTTCTGTTATAGATCATGAATTTGGAAATAACACAAATAAGTAAGTAAtattttcagtatctttttcctttttcatctctGAAACCTTTAAGCTCCTCTTCCCATGCCTAAAAAATACCCTAACTAGAGAAAATGTCCGGTAAAAACGAGCTTTTGGAACCGTTTCAGGTCTTTGTATTCAACGTAGCTGCAACTCTACACTAGGTTTGTTGTCTAAAATTTAGTATTGAAAGATATTCCACTTTTGGAAATGGGTAcataaaaatgccatttatttGTAAGATCAAACACTGATCACTAGAGAAAGCATGCTCAAAGTATTAGAGCATCAGAGTAGCTGTTCTGTATTATGTCCCAGAAAACATTCTCCTGACTGGCTGTTCAAAAATACACTCTCTGGAAAATATTATGACTTGTAGAATGAAACTTTTTTAGTCTTTACATGCCGTTACTTTTACTCTGTTCAGTTTCAAAATCatagaaataaatgtaaaactTTTATCTCTGCATCTGGATTGACACAGGAGAAAAGTTGCATTTTAATGTGATGACATTTTAGATGCAAACTTTGTAAGAGTAGATTTACAAACTTTGGGTATCAGGCTTGGCTTTACTTTTTAGCTTTACACCTGAAAagatttgaaaaatgcattgaaGGAAATAAGGAGAGCCTACATATATCCTTTAACAGTACTCTGAGCACAGCTCTTTAACAATCAAGTgaatttctgttgaaaaattaattcttaccTGCCTTCAGTGCAGTTAGCTGTCCTCATTGATAGAATGGATGTACAGCTACCTCGAGTCTTATTATGGAAATGCTGAGGCTTTGCAAGGCGCCTTTTGGTGACATAGTGCATTATACTCAGTGGAGATAGTCCTGTGGCTTATATGAGGTGTGTTATTACAGGACCATcttcaataaataaattcttGTAAGATAAAGATTTCATATTGTATGTGAGTTGGAAGGTTTTGGTTCCTGCTGCTTTGATGTTGTgaatctgctgcttttctctcccagactgcagctgtggcagaaTACATGAACACAAGCTCACAGTCATCTGGATTCAGAGCTTGGAGAATGGATATTGGCCTGTGGGCTAGTTAAGAGAttcacagtgaaataaatgtgCATTTCCGTTAATGGGTACCAAATCACTTGAATCATGTCCATTGAATCAGAGCATTAAAAGTATACAATTGTAActtttgtgggggaaaaaaactgaaaacaaagacatttttaaatactatgttttttaaataatttatcattattttttcagatagAATCCCATGACTCTGACCTTtcctcattttgttttgctttcttcaacTTGGTAGAAGAAAaccttctgaaaattaaaaaaatttaaatcctcCCTCTTAGTGTCATCATGACTGCTACTTTCACTTTCCATAGAGTTGTAAATTAGTTCTGACAGTGGTTTGAAAATGTTCAGCTAATGGacttctttgttctttttgcaGAGTACCATTTGAGGACCCTGAAGATGCAGTTTTAGTACGGGCAACAACAAGATCTTTAATGGAATTTTCCTCTGTGGACTGGAACAAAGTAGCCACCTGTCAAGAAAGACggcttaaaaacaaaacagaagagcCCCTTGAGAAGCTGACAGTCCAGTTTAGATGAGAAAACCACAATTTCTCTCTCTAATGTTAACCCCATAAGTAGGTTAACAGCTCAGTAAAACAAGTACACAACAACACACATCTAATTAAGTGagtttccagaaaaataagTTAGTGTAACATTTATCATATGTAGCATAGAGAGTGAAGAAATTAAGATAACAAACAATAAATAGCAGCAATGTTATAATAAAAGTTGCTTGAAATGCAATTCTTACCATAATTTTGTTATCCAAAAGTACTAAACTGCACACTAATTTTTAGGAAACTAAGgataaatacttttatttcttataaTACACTTCCTCATATATTTCTCCTTCCATTCTGTCAACGCTTAAAGCCAATGATGCTTTCTAAGTGTAACCTTCTTTCAGGCTGTAGCTTGTCTTCTGagttccttccttctctcctaaGTTAGTACAGAGCCACAGGACAGTCTATGCTGGCAGGGATCTCTGGAGCTTATCTAGCCCAACCTTCCTGTTGGAAGCAGGTCAGAGATGAGGTTGTCCGATGGCCTGTCAGGGGGAATCAAAGATTTCCAATGAGCAAGGCAGCACCACTGGGAGAATGAAAGCAGGATTGGTGCTGGGGATT
It includes:
- the LRRC72 gene encoding leucine-rich repeat-containing protein 72 isoform X1, which translates into the protein MLISMFISTNCDSPQEKKTSAIENQLKICGYKSNVDVVALYLARQGLRNIPSLSQFRRLKYLWINNNKIQDLTFLIKNYYLTELYLNNNELTDISGALKHLCSLQILFLHNNELKKLGKTVKELKGMISLQTLNLFQNPLAYDPDYRLYVIYFLPSVQLLDRKLVTQRERESALHLYNPKRTWVMQSIAFGRRVDTSLETMVESSRCTQSARGPIIPSDHEFGNNTNKVPFEDPEDAVLVRATTRSLMEFSSVDWNKVATCQERRLKNKTEEPLEKLTVQFR